Within Spinacia oleracea cultivar Varoflay chromosome 4, BTI_SOV_V1, whole genome shotgun sequence, the genomic segment AATCAAAAAAGAAACCCTAAACTCTTTTGAGCCTCCgttcaaactgttcttccctaaaagctaaaatatcttgagtgacttttaagccatcgatctcaagacggatctaaacgtgttggtgaaccaagtagaggaaaaaCATCTGgggttcttgttcgtgttcgtggtaCGTTGAATCTAAGGAAAACACGCTGCAAACGTAAGTCTTCTTGATCTGTACTTGGGGATTATTTCGCTGCGTTAATATgtttttaactgtattcccctacaaggaCCCCCTTTAACCTATTTACCATACACTTTGAAATACACTTGTGCACCATATTACAAAGACTTATTGGTCTGAACTGAGGCAAGTTCCGGTGTTGCAATTTTCGGAATTATAACTAAAAGGGTTTGGTTCCATTCTTTCAAGAGAAACCCTATATTGAAGAAACGTTGGACTTCCAACACAACTAGGTTTCCTACTGTCTCCCAATTCTTTTGAAAGAATTCCTCTATAAACCCATATGGCCCTAGAGACTTGGAGTGGTGAATTTGAAACATTGCTTTCTTTATTTCTGTTTGTGCAATTGGCCTGTTAAGCATTTCCACTTGAGACTGTGTCAACAAGGGAAGGTCTAAGTATTTCTTATTTCTAAGCTATTTTCTTGGGAAACCTATATAAACCTCATGTTATCCATACACTCATTGTAGACTTGTTTACTCGAATTTGAAACTTTTAATAGTCTAGTACAAGTATAAACATTTTGCAGAAGAGGAAGACCTAAAATTTTATACATCAAGACACTTTTCGAGACTTGGAATAAACATTTATTCCCTTCGtgtttatttaagagatacacttgccttttccggtcgtatttatttaagagatacacttgttatATTTAGAaatttatcaaccccaccatctaattaaataatatatctaatttaccctatgacccaccatcatattaaacaaataatttcataaacacatCCCACCTCCCAacccccaaaatgacatggtccccacttatttacttattaaaatatctacctaaTCTCACTtgcattattattttattttatccaaTTTGTTCTTCTAAATACCCGTGCacaaccaagtgtatctcttacgGAGTAAATAAATACAGAAGGAGTATTAGGTTAAGAAAATACTCATACTAGTCTACATATCCAATGAATCGCACTAAACCaagatacttcctccgttccggaaatatcgcaccatggttgacttttacacatctaaccattactttgactcttaatatctcaaatagttaatatttagaaaatatatatcgataccaatctaacatgaccacacatgactaaaatttccttacatATGAATCActaaaaatggccaaagtcgtagtgtgaatagtgtaaaaaacaaatggtacaatattttcggaacggaggaaatatATCATTTTCTTGATAgcaaattttcatattttattacCCATATGATCCGTATATAAATTAGGATACAGTGTTGAGATAACCCAATCCTAGTTAAAGTAACCCATAACTTTAGGGTATGGAAAATGGAGCTGACTGACCCAAAATTCACAAGTCTAGCAGTAAATAATTGAAGATCCACATAtcataataatttataattaccAAATAAGGGACACCATGTGGGATGGACCCACAATCCCACTTAAATTGATCCAACAGTTCTCACAGACTCTTATAAACCCAAGAATGAATCTTAGCCGTCCGTCATAATCATCCCATTTTCCAATATGGTGTGGCAAGGTTTGTCCGAAACCTGTCCCATGAACATTAGGACAATTGCCTCAAATACTTAGCTGCCATTCTTGTCCAAATACATGCATTTGGGATATCCATGTCCTTAAAAGTACCCACTCCTAAATTTAAGTCATTCCATttattcattatttttattttcagagGGGAaaaagttattggcattttcaaccaaaattctcttttattttctttctagTGAACCACAACCCCCGCCCCCAAAAAATAAACGAATTACAATTTACAAATACtactacaacaacaaaaaaaaaaaaaaaatactactaCAACAACAAAGCTTTgatcccaaaatgatttggggtcggctaaaaTAATTCATCGTAGAaaatcgtcattgtcaccaatcaaaccagaaaggagcaggaaataaaaaagaaaaaaaaaggaagagaaagtggaattaatgaaagtaagataagagaaaaatgtatatatatatatattatagaaaaaaaatattgtaagagataataaaaaataaataaagtttaaaataaatgaataagtaaaataagtacggagtacatttcaaaatagcatgtaaaattaaaaaaaaattaaaaaaattttaaaaaaaaataaaaaataagtaaaaagtaagtaaaaaataaaaataaaaatggaagTTGTATTAGTCAAATaaagtcatcaatgtatattctaTCCCTCCACTATGTCCTATCCAACGACATATTTTCCTCAATTCTAAGAAAGCtcatcaaattcatcatgtgcacgtgacaatgtttcaaTGCCCAGCATTCCGTGCCATATAACAAAACCGGTCGAATTATCGTGCAGTAAAATCTTCCCTTCAATCTTTTCGTCGAATTACAAATGCGAAGGAATAATTTAAATATATACCTGTTAATATATACCCTCCATTTTAACGGTTATTTGAGACAATACTTTATTAGTTAACATAATACGGGGAATCCAAGCTTATGACCTATTGTTTAAATTCTTTGTTCACTAAAATTCTCTCTAAACAAGCATAAATCTAAAGATAATATAAACTCCTTCAAAACCTCTAGTTGTAAATGTACTAAAATGACTCAAAGTGGAATTTATAAAGCCATAAACATGGGATATAAGCTATTGTAAAAATCAACATCCGATGTAAAAACATCTTTCAATCGACCCTTGTATTTAATTTTATACTCCGCTTATAGTAATTATTTTTTACATATTGTTCTCCTAAATTTtgctttttttatttatttatcttatctgaacttattgaacttTCTTATTTGAGTAACTTATTAGAACTAATTTTAACTAATTTAAGTTATGAGTTTTATTTGCGTAACCCTTGTTGTCACAAATTATCTTAgttgcactacaagaaattgtactattaacgacgggaaatcccgtcgcgaaaggccaataatcgttgattaacgacgggattttctgtcgcgaacccgtcataaaagggggccgtcgttaatagaaatcccgtcgtaaaagacatttacgacagttattcccgtcattgtttggttgttagccccgtcgcaaaagccttttgcgacgggatttttgacccgtcgtaattaggtagtcgttaaagatacaaattcttgtagtgttgaACTTGACTGAAGTTATTTTCCTGAAATAAATGGAAATTAAATAAGGTGGGAAAAATATGGATTAAAAAGAACAAACCCCCAACACCCATAAAATTATCCGAGTTATCTTTAGGGAAACCTGAAGCGCCATAAAAAAGCTAGTGATTGTCTATTTTATCCTTTACttaaatcaaaaaaataaaaataaattaatcgaAAACATTTTATATTAAAGCATACAATTAAAAGGGAATCGACTTATAGATATTTACCAAAATTACCAAATATTAAAACTAGGAAAAAATCTCATATATAGCATCCACAAACAAGGCACAAGGAAAAAAGctcaattaaatttattgtatgtgaatttttaaattacAAGCGCCCATCGCGTGTATAGAAAGTTAGTTTTATACACGCGTTGTATAAACCTTCGAGAGAGAGACAAAAAAGAGGGGATCAGATAGTTAAGACAAAGACAGTAAGAGAAATTTAATTtgaccaataaaaataaaaggctCTCATTTAATTTAGAGAGTCATAAAAGGCAAAGATAATGTACACGACTTTATACTCATCACATAAGTAAGATATCAAACGATATACCGACAATATctataaattttaaaactttattaacTAAACTAGTTAGGTATCttattaacaaaaataaaagggTCCCATTAACTTTAATTAAATTTCCATCACAAAAGAGTTGTGGTGTTAGGTCTAAAAAATAGACAATgtattaatgaattaaaaagATTGTCTACCAATGAGAATGCAGCGTGAGGTATACTACAGCAATGATTATTCTTCATGTCTTCAACTTTGGAATCTCACAATAATTTTAAGTAGTTGTGCTACTAGCTACTAATATGACCTCTATATAATACCATAGGCTAAACCACAAAAATATATtcccatttcattcaaatacaaaataaatacataaaCAAGTTACATCTTCAAGCATATTATAACAATCTTTGATTTAATTATCAAACTCAAATCTTCAAGTTTAATTCGAAGATCAAAAAAATGGAGATGAACAAGAAAGGAGTTGAGCATCAAGATACCGAGTTAAGACTCGGATTACCCGGAACCGAGTTTAAAACTATGGTTAATAAGAGATCATTTTCTGAGATTAAGGAAGAGAGTACTACTTGTAATGTTGACAAATCTGAAGATAATACCCCTCCACCTCCAAAGTAAGcgatctatatatatatatatatatattccctCCGTTTCATAATATATAGTCTGTATGCGTCCTTTTTTAGTGTTAACGGATTACTAATTGTGTTTTCTCTTTAATTAATATAGGGCACAAGTTATTGGATGGCCACCAGTTAGATCTTACCGTAAAAACTGCCTCCACGCATTGAAAAAAGAGGCAGAAGTTGGAGGAGTTTACGTAAAAGTTAGCATGGATGGAGCTCCTTATCTTAGAAAGATTGACATGAAATTGTACAAGTGTTACTCGGAGCTCCTTAAGGCCTTGCAGGACATGTTCAAAGTTAAACTTATTGGTATGTGTTTTCATAAATACATATTAAAAAGCGGACCTATACATATAtaactttatatatatatatgtagaaTATATAACTTGTGACAACCAAATGTACGTTTTGACGAGTTTACTAAATATTTTTtggtattattttttgatctaaTAGGTGAAAACTCAGAGAAAGAAGGCAACAATGGATCAGAATTTGTACCAACATATGAAGACAAAGATGGAGATTGGATGTTGGTTGGAGATGTGCCATGGGAGATGTTCATTAATTCTTGCAGAAGGCTGAGAATTATGAAAGGATCCGATGCAAGAGGGTTGGGTTGTTTGGCCTAAATCAaataaatttatgtttctttttttctttttgggtaaatggagtttttttaatttcccttttcttttttctctttttttggaaaaaggagtAATTTTTTTTCATGTAAATTTGGGAGGTGATCAGTTTTTGATCTTTTAACATCTCATTTTCATGTATATAGTGCTCCTTATAAGCTTAAAGGAACCCCTATTTTTTGCACAAAATGTTATGTACGGTCTTTCATGTAAATATATATTGATGAAAGAAAAAGAACTTTTTGTTTACGATCCATTTCTCTTTCTCAACATGTTCAACACGTACGTGTTCGATCCCCTGAAACATCTAAGAATTTGTATATTTTCTTCAATCTCTTAAAACAAAAAGGAATAGGATTAATCAAAGAGGTTAATTAACATCTAAGAATTTGTATATTTTCTTCAATCTCTTAAAACAAAAAGGAATAGGATTAATCAAAGAggttaattataataaattattcggTAGCAAAAACATTCTTTGTCAATTTCGATGGTTAATTATGTACTCTTAACCTTTCCTGGAAGGTGGGGAAAAGATCTTTCATGATATTATTCAAAGGTTAAACTATgcatttttttgtttgatttcgaTCTCATTAATTAAAGAAACGATTTGACGAACGTGTCAGAAATAAGAAGACACAAGATAAACAACCAATAATGCATAATAATACGGGtagtaaataatatgtttatcaTGTAATTTGTAGGTAATTTACTCCCGTTAACGTACGTTACAGATGAGTTTTTAAATGTTTACGGCTTCATAGCAAAAGAGTCAATAATTCAAGGCGAAACTGGGTGAAAATTATTCGCCAGATGCACTTAGCGGCAAAGCCTTTAAGTAGAGCAATGTATAATCAGGGGTGGGTGTATTTTGTGACATGAAATAAATCCACAACTATTATTGAGAACAATGCACCTGAACAATAGTGGGTGTTGTTTAATAATAACCCAACTATTATCTTGTTAATAATTTGAGGCTTTAATTATACAGGTGGATATAAATTTTTTCATAGAAAGATAGAATATGCAAGTGGATATTTATAACTGCATTTTAGCTACTTTCAATCAACAATCATGTTATTGATTTTATAGTCTTCGCATCATGGAAAACATATATGTGAacgggtgatgataaaggtcgtaagTAGTGAGAATATTTAGTCATCACAATTCTATGTGTCGGATTCTAAATGGCACATATAGCCATATAGGCACCACGTATGCCATGTgtaatcaaaatatttttactatcaattcaatatttttactatgaaaatatgtaaataaggtagttgatacaaaaaaaataatatttattatatttataataaattagaaattaagatttttctacctttttgtaacatgtataataggttatataaattaaatatttttgtttgtaaagtgacacataagcatgtcatgttatcattgtgacacggcttaaaagtcgtaacttgcgacctttatcattttcataTGTGAATTGTACAAGTTTATTTTATGTAAATTAAagtctaattcaataattattgcTAGCTTGTTTCCCCGACTATGTTTAATCTAATTTGGTCCATtatcaatttaaaaaaaatatatgaatacATAGTTTGGAACTTTGACACACACTCATATATAAATAGGTATGTATATTACAGAATACTGAGTACTCTATAGAATTAATTACGATGGAAATACACGGTAGAAAAATTTCAAATATACAACTTGCAAATCTAAAgacattttaaaatatttgtatCCCAATTCGAACTCTGGACCTTTAAAAACTTGATTAAGTCTAGAAGAGTAGAATCTAGATACATCATAAaatttatttacaaaaactGAATTAAAGTAAAACAAGTTCTAAATATATGATTGATCCCACCGCCCAACTTTATATATGATATAtgtaaacaataataataagaaatGGCGCGTAAATAGGGTAGTGGCTTGAACCTACCAACAACAACTGTACATCTTGCCATTGATTAAGGGATTTAAGGGGGAACACACTACGAAAGGAGAAATAAAGTTAACAAAAGAATTTTCCAATAAGGATAAAAGAATAACGAATTTTATTAGTTAATTAGTCTGGCAGAAAGTGGTTATATCACGGTCATTAAGATCTGTgttcattattatttattcCTAAGCAGACATCATTATTATATTAACATTAAAATATTCTTAATTAAACTACTTAAGGCgttgttctttagagctgaactgaactgaactgaatgttcctgaactgaacttaacagaatattactgaaataaataataaataataattaaataataaatgattaacaaataataataataataataaatgattaataataaataataaataataaattattaataataaataataaatcataaataattaaatattaataatttgtaatttttagttAATTatagaataataataaaaaatgttaattaataactaatagtaaataattaataattattaactaaataactatataataaataatagtaatctgtaattaattaataaataattataattataataaatattaataataattcacaattaataattaataatccgtaattagttactaaaaatgataacaaattataaataataaactataataattaataattattattattatttaagtataataataagaagaataataataataataataataataattagttaagtataataataattataattatatataaataacaagtaatatgataatataaataataaacaataaataataaataataatattattattttttagtaattattattattattattattattattattatttttatttttttttttttttttttggcaaggcAAATAAGATATTTTTATTGATCACCAAAACACAATTTTACAACCAAGCTTTCCTAAGCAAAGGCAAGCAAACAAACAGGCTTAGCAAGCCTAACACGACTTAGAGAAACAGACTAAAAACAAAATCTGCTATCACAAAGCACTAAACCACTCAACATCAGAAGCTTTAACTTTCTTCCCAATCAGCTGTTGAATTCGACCTTTGGTGTCCATCTTGACTTGCTTAACTGTTTGCAACACAGTAGGCACCACAGCATCCCACACTGCATGATTCCTAGCTCTCCATAGGTGATAAATTAGGCCTGCATATGCAGCATAGATCACCTGTTTTCTGAACTTGCTTGTGCCTTGTCTTCTCAGCCAAATCAGCGTTCTATGGAGATCACCCCTATGGTCAGAAAGGCCTAACCATTGGAACACCATAGCCTTGCAACTAGCACTATAAGCACACCCAAAGTACAGATGAGTAATTGTTTCTTCTAAGCAACAACAAACAGCACACTGACTGTCATTACCAATGCCAACCTTAACCAATCTAGCCCTTGTCTTCAATCTGTCTTGGCTAGCTAACCACATAGTGAACCTATGTCTGGGAACACTGTATCTGTTCCACACCTGTTTAGCCCAGTGGGTTTTGGTTTGAACCTCACTCAGGTTTTGATACATTCCCTTAATGGCATACTTGCTGACAGTGAGCCAATCATGGGATTGGAGTTTCCCATTGAACATGTTCTTTACTTTAGAAACAATTTTCACAGCCCAACTTGCAGTGATTGGGGCTGTGTACTGAACCCAATTTCTATCTTTCACATACATGGCATGTACCCACTTAACCCACAGATTATCTTCTTTCTTAGAGATTGCCCAAGCTTGTTTGCCAATAGCTGCTTGGTTCCATAGAACCAGATTTCTAAAACCTAGACCCCCCTCACTTTTTGCACAACACAACTTGTCCCAAGCTACAGCACCTGGTCTGTTGTCAGCATAAGTCCCAAACCACAGATAGGATCTGCATATTGCATTAATTTTCTTTAGAACAGCCCCTGGAAAAAGGAAGATTTGAGACCAATAAACACTGATACTCATTAGAACAGAATTGACAAGCTGCATTCTACCAGCAAAAGAGATATGCCTGGAGCTCCATATCTTAATTCTTGCCACCATTTTGTCAATGAGAACATCACACTCAGCCCCTCTCAATTTCTTAGCACTGATGGGAACACCCAGATAGGTGAAAGGAATAGACCCCACATTGAAACCTGAAAGCTTCACTATGTTATCTTGGAGTTGAGAGTTCATCCCACAGCAGAAAATAGAGGACTTTTTTGGATTGACTTGCAAGCCTGTGGTACTAGAGAAACAATTAAAACCATCCAACATGAGCTGAACAACTGCAGGGGTGCCCTTGCAGAACATTAGCAAATCATCTGCAAAACACAAATGGTTGAGTCTCATGCTTCTGCATCTTGGGTGATAATGGAAATCAGGATGATTCCCTACAGCTTTCATAGCTCTGGAGAAGTACTCCATGCACAAAGTAAACAACAAAGGAGAGAGAGGGTCCCCTTGTCTAAGGCCTCTCTGGGGTTGAATTAACTTACTAGGAGCACCATTGATCATTAAAGAGTATTGAGTTGTGGAAAGACAAGTCATGATCAAGCCAATAAAGTGAGTAGGAAAACCCAGTTCAGTCATCATCTCTTTGATAAAATCCCATGCTACTGTATCATAAGCTTTCCTGAGGTCAAGTTTCATGAGGCATCCCAGTTGTTTCTGACTTTTTCTGTAGATTTTCACAATATCTTGACAGACAAGAACATTGTGAAGGATTGATCTTCCAGCAACAAAAGCCCCTTGATTGTGTGAGATAATATCAGGAAGCACAGCATTAAGCTTTTCACACATAAGTTTTGAGATACACTTATAAATCACAGAGCAACAGGCAATGGGTCTGAAATCCCCCACAGTACTAGGAACAGACACTTTTGGAACCAGAGTGATGCTTGTAACATTGATCTCCTTGAGCATTTTCCCTGTAGAGAAGAAGTCATTAATGGCTCTGGTGATGTCATCTTTCACCACAGGCCAAGCAGTTTTGAAGAATAAACTGCTATAGCCATCCATTCCTGGTGCCTTGTCATTTGGAATGGAATCAAGAACCCTCTTGATATCAACATGAGTGAACCTGCATTGTAGACTTTCCTTGTGAGCATCAGTTAATCTTGGGCCAGTGTCTATAATTACAGAGTTGACAGGAGTTCTTTGTTCAGAACTTTGACCAAACAGATCACCATAGTACTGAGTGAAAGCATGGTGTATGCCTTTTTCATCTCTAATCCAATCACCCTTTTCAGTTTGGATAGAGTTAATCTTGTTTCTTTTCCTCCTGTGTTTGATACTTTGATGGAAAGCCCTAGTGTTTTCATCCCCTACTTTCAACCAGTGAATTTTAGCTGTCTGCTGTAAATAAGAAAGATAGTTCTTGTGGGCACTAGCATAGTGAGTAGCCACTTGTTTTTCTGCAGTAGCTAGGGTGACATTGTAGGGGTCCAAATGGAGAGCCTGCTGTGCTTGCAACAGTTCATGGTGGAGTCTAATCTTTTCAGTTTCAAGGTTGTTAAAACCTTGACCATTAAGAGCTTTCAGTACTGGCTTCAACCACTTGAGTTTCTGAACAATTCTAAACATATGGCAACCATAGACATATTTGCCCCAAGTTGATTCAACTAACTCCATGAAGTTAGTAGCATTGACCCACATATTGAAGAATCTAAAAGGTCTCTTCACACAGCCAGCCTTATAACACCTGAGAATCATTGGGCAATGATCAAAAGTGGCTTCATCTAAGTAGGCAGCCTCAGCAGTTTCAAAAATATCACTCCATTTTGTGTTGCTTAGAACTCTATCAATCCTGGAGAACACTCTATTTGCTCCCTCCTGTTTATTATTCCAAGTAAAATGCCTTCCCACAGTTTTGATGACAGATAAATTACACAAGCTCATGCAGTTACTCATGGGTTGAATTTCATTGAGTCTGACTGTTGATCCAATTCTGTCTTCCAGTTCCATGACTGCATTAAAGTCTCCCATCACAACCCAAGGGTCATTGCACATGCTTGCAATACTCTTAAGGCTGTCCCATAGAGGCTCCCTATCTTTGGGAAAGTTAAACCCATATACAAAAGTGCCATAGAAACCCACACCAGACCCTTTAGTGACTATATGACAATGAATCAACTGGTTGCTCATATGTATGATATCCACTTCAAAAGAATCAGGATCCCATGCAATCAGAATCCTACCATTTTGATGACAGCTGATATTCGTGGTGAAGCACCAGTTGGGGCAaagatttattattattattattattattattattattaagctgaattgaattgaatcaaACTGTACTGAACTGCGAAATAAGtcatgaaactgaaattaagcaaaaaaaaaagaaaaaaaaagggccTAACTACCCAAGGTACAAATGTTGGATATGTTCTTGATGATGTTTTGGCCTAACCTAATGGTTAAGACAACTTGTGAATTATATAACCACTtgcacgtttttttttttttaaatgtgatACAATTTACAAATAAAGATGGGAATTCGAATATGTAACAAGCCATCTTAAccattaggaaaatttggtaatattaatccaacctttgggcgattttcttttattaatcccacctacgacatattttttaataatcccacctttactacccaaccacttttattgggcttaagtgaccgataactggtgaaaaagtcaacaagatggtgatgaatttaTGATGATGACTGGATATATCGAGTGAGAGTACTACCACGTAGGGATATATTACCGCCTACAACAGGTTTATGACCTTTTAGGctcaataaaagtcgtcgggtagcaaaggtgggattattaaaaaatatgtcataagtggGCTTAATAAAGGAAAATCggacaaaggttggattaatattaccaaattttcctaaccATTAAACCAAAACATCAAAAGTAACATGTAGATATCTCTAGTTAACTGAG encodes:
- the LOC110788532 gene encoding auxin-induced protein 22D, which encodes MEMNKKGVEHQDTELRLGLPGTEFKTMVNKRSFSEIKEESTTCNVDKSEDNTPPPPKAQVIGWPPVRSYRKNCLHALKKEAEVGGVYVKVSMDGAPYLRKIDMKLYKCYSELLKALQDMFKVKLIGENSEKEGNNGSEFVPTYEDKDGDWMLVGDVPWEMFINSCRRLRIMKGSDARGLGCLA